The following coding sequences lie in one Takifugu flavidus isolate HTHZ2018 chromosome 4, ASM371156v2, whole genome shotgun sequence genomic window:
- the osgn1 gene encoding oxidative stress induced growth inhibitor 1 — MLKLDHPDKEAVGGEVVPVVVIGNGPSGICLSYLLSGYTPYLSPDASHPNPVLQSKLGEQPHLSLLEQDLEYLCEGLEGRSSNPVAVLFDSLLLPDSDFGLDRVSPLEWRYEPEHAIPHLVLGKGPPGGAWHAMEGSMLTLSLANWMELPGLKLKDWMRDKRRNVRNDRATPAEIASYYQHYVSQMSLEQNFAGGTTVTSVTRQSSPQDGAPPCWRIQGLQRREGEVLGDGGPVPEAVPFSVLAHNVVLATGTHDIPARLGVEGESLPFVHHSFWELEAAICRGELSQTSDPVLVVGAGLTAADAVLATHHLNTPVYHVFRRSVTDRQLIFNQLPKLLYPEYHKVHQMMTRQQYQPDPDPDPDPDRAPNPHGHPSPSLHANSSPSASYSGYLSFPRCKVVKFHPDRKCVLELDSGQQIVVQISKALVLIGAHPNLSFLRDNGRPLGVDPNETITCRRNPIEVDPFTNAVVAAEGPGMYAMGPLMGENFVRFLKGGALAITSDLNKKRREGGGPGGGPGGGEVTSDLWLDRQVAAASEEVCVLRL; from the exons ATGC tcAAACTGGACCATCCTGATAAAGAGGCCGTCGGGGGAGAGGTGGTGCCCGTGGTTGTTATTG GAAATGGCCCCTCTGGGATCTGCCTCTCCTACCTGCTGTCCGGCTACACCCCCTACCTGTCGCCCGACGCCTCCCACCCCAACCCTGTGCTGCAGAGCAAGCTGGGGGAGCAGCCTCACCTGTCGCTGCTGGAGCAG GACCTGGAGTATCTGTGCGAGGGTTTAGAGGGACGCTCGTCCAACCCCGTGGCGGTGCTCTTCGactcgctgctgctgcccgACAGCGACTTCGGACTGGACCGCGTCTCGCCGCTGGAGTGGCGCTACGAGCCCGAGCACGCCATCCCTCACCTGGTGCTGGGCAAAGGTCCGCCCGGAGGAGCCTGGCAC gcCATGGAGGGCTCCATGCTAACGCTGAGCCTGGCTAACTGGATGGAGCTTCCTGGACTGAAGCTGAAGGACTGGATGAGGGACAAACGCAG GAACGTGAGGAACGACCGCGCCACGCCAGCTGAGATCGCCTCCTACTACCAACACTACGTTTCCCAGATGTCTCTGGAGCAGAACTTTGCGGGTGGCACCACCGTCACCTCGGTAACCAGGCAGTCCAGCCCTCAGGACGgagcgccgccctgctggaggatCCAGGGGCTGCAGCGCAGAGAGGGGGAAGTGCTGGGAG ACGGCGGCCCGGTCCCGGAGGCGGTGCCCTTCTCTGTGCTGGCCCACAACGTGGTGCTGGCGACGGGGACCCACGACATCCCCGCCAGGCTGGGCGTGGAGGGCGAGTCGCTGCCCTTCGTGCACCACTCCTTCTGGGAGCTGGAGGCCGCCATCTGCCGGGGGGAGCTGAGCCAGACGTCGGACccggtgctggtggtgggggcgGGCCTGACGGCCGCCGACGCCGTCCTGGCCACGCACCACCTCAACACCCCCGTCTACCACGTGTTCCGGCGCTCGGTCACCGACCGCCAGCTGATCTTCAACCAGCTGCCCAAGCTGCTTTACCCGGAGTACCACAAG GTCCATCAGATGATGACCCGGCAGCAGTACCagcctgaccccgaccccgaccccgaccccgaccgcGCTCCGAACCCCCACGGCCACccgtccccctccctccacGCCAACTCCTCCCCTTCGGCCTCGTACTCGGGCTACCTGAGCTTCCCACGGTGCAAAGTTGTCAAGTTCCATCCGGACAGGAAGTGCGTCCTGGAGTTGGACTCGGGCCAGCAGATCGTGGTGCAGATCTCCAAggctctggttctgatcggggcTCACCCCAACCTTTCCTTTCTGCGTGACAACGGGCGTCCTCTCGGCGTCGACCCCAACGAGACCATCACCTGCCGCAGGAACCCCATCGAGGTGGACCCCTTCACCAACGCCGTGGTGGCCGCCGAGGGGCCCGGCATGTACGCCATGGGCCCGCTGATGGGGGAGAACTTTGTCAGGTTCCTGAAGGGAGGAGCTCTGGCCATCACTTCGGACCTCAacaagaagaggagggaggggggcgggcCGGGGGGCGGGCCGGGGGGCGGGGAGGTCACCTCGGACCTGTGGCTGGACAGACAGGTGGCCGCGGCCAGCGAGGAGGTCTGCGTTCTGAGGTTGTAG